In a single window of the Christensenella timonensis genome:
- the nox gene encoding H2O-forming NADH oxidase yields MSKIVLVGANHAGTAAANTILDNYPEEELVIIDRNSNISYLGCGTALWVGRQIDGTEGLFYCSQDVFKQKHARVYMETEVTNIDFAGKKVHAQTKCGEQVVEEYDKLILATGSLPIIPKISGLELENVDVVKLFQDGEKINKALDDESIRNVAVVGAGYIGVEIAEAVRRRGKNAMLFEAQGTSLSGYYDPWFTKDMDKVLADNGVELHFNEIVKELKGEGKVGAIVTDKGEYAAELVILAIGFVPNNGLAKGSLDLFSNGAVLVDRHQRTSLADVYAVGDCATVYSNALRAPSYIALATNAVRSGIVAAHNACGTPLESIGVQGSNGISIYGYHMVSTGLNLKAAEKAGMEVLYTDYEDLQKPAFIHDNHRVKIRIIYERGSRRIVGTQIASYEDIAMGIHMFSLAIEEGVTIDKLKLLDIFFLPHFNQPYNYITMAALGAE; encoded by the coding sequence ATGAGCAAGATCGTATTGGTCGGGGCAAACCACGCGGGGACTGCGGCGGCAAACACCATCCTTGACAACTATCCGGAGGAAGAGCTGGTCATCATCGACCGCAACTCCAACATCAGCTACCTCGGCTGCGGCACGGCGCTTTGGGTCGGGCGGCAGATCGACGGGACAGAGGGCCTTTTCTATTGTTCCCAAGACGTGTTCAAACAAAAACATGCCCGGGTCTACATGGAGACCGAAGTCACGAATATCGACTTTGCGGGCAAAAAGGTACACGCGCAGACTAAGTGCGGCGAACAGGTCGTTGAGGAATATGACAAGCTGATCCTCGCGACGGGATCGCTGCCCATCATCCCCAAAATCAGCGGACTGGAACTCGAAAATGTGGATGTCGTCAAGCTGTTCCAGGACGGCGAAAAGATCAATAAAGCGCTGGACGACGAAAGCATCCGCAACGTCGCCGTCGTGGGCGCGGGTTACATCGGCGTGGAAATCGCCGAAGCGGTACGCAGGCGCGGCAAGAACGCCATGCTGTTCGAGGCGCAGGGTACTTCCCTGTCCGGCTATTACGACCCATGGTTCACGAAGGATATGGATAAGGTCTTGGCGGACAACGGCGTAGAGCTCCATTTCAATGAGATCGTAAAGGAATTGAAGGGCGAGGGTAAAGTTGGCGCGATCGTTACGGATAAAGGCGAATACGCTGCCGAACTCGTCATCCTGGCCATCGGCTTTGTGCCGAACAACGGCCTTGCAAAGGGAAGCCTTGACCTGTTTTCCAACGGCGCTGTCCTCGTCGACAGGCACCAGCGCACGAGCCTTGCGGACGTTTACGCCGTCGGCGACTGCGCCACCGTTTACAGCAACGCCCTGCGCGCGCCTTCTTACATTGCACTGGCTACGAACGCTGTCCGGAGCGGTATCGTCGCGGCGCACAACGCCTGCGGCACGCCTCTTGAATCCATCGGCGTACAGGGTTCCAACGGCATCAGCATCTACGGCTACCATATGGTATCCACAGGCCTCAACTTAAAAGCTGCTGAAAAAGCGGGCATGGAGGTATTGTATACCGATTATGAAGACCTCCAGAAGCCGGCTTTCATCCACGACAACCACCGCGTCAAAATCCGCATTATCTACGAAAGGGGCTCGCGGCGCATCGTGGGTACACAGATCGCTTCGTATGAAGATATCGCGATGGGTATCCACATGTTCTCACTGGCCATCGAGGAAGGCGTGACCATCGATAAGCTAAAACTACTCGATATCTTCTTTCTCCCGCACTTCAACCAACCGTATAACTACATCACCATGGCTGCGCTGGGCGCGGAATAA